One stretch of Caldisericaceae bacterium DNA includes these proteins:
- the dapF gene encoding diaminopimelate epimerase, protein MLKFYKFECAGNNFVVIDRRFNEIKNLRETAKKILDRHFSVGGDSLLVLENSEVATIKMRILEKDESESSMCGNGLRCIGLYFDRFFNMQNITVETLSGLKQVNKIKDNYFEANLGKMLPLDDFVKSSSGSIFLKINLYGLDLHIVNSSEPHAVIFSNQINRIQKTKALKIIKHTEIFPKGINVDFVKIIDKNTITTRTVERGVFEETLSCGTGAVASAYVFNKVSGGSEIVTVHTRGGTLNVKLRESGNLLSGPTRLVFEGILYEL, encoded by the coding sequence ATGCTTAAATTTTATAAATTTGAATGTGCTGGCAATAATTTTGTAGTGATAGATAGAAGGTTTAACGAAATTAAAAACCTAAGGGAAACTGCTAAAAAAATACTTGATAGGCACTTCTCCGTGGGAGGAGATTCTCTCCTTGTACTTGAAAATAGTGAAGTTGCAACAATAAAAATGAGGATTTTAGAAAAAGACGAAAGTGAATCATCTATGTGCGGTAACGGTCTTCGTTGTATAGGTTTGTACTTTGATCGGTTTTTTAATATGCAAAATATCACAGTAGAAACCCTTTCAGGTCTAAAACAAGTTAACAAGATAAAAGACAATTATTTTGAAGCAAATTTGGGAAAAATGTTACCTTTAGATGATTTTGTTAAGTCATCTTCCGGTAGTATCTTTTTAAAGATTAATCTATACGGTTTGGATTTACATATTGTAAATTCCTCAGAACCACATGCGGTAATTTTTTCTAATCAAATCAATAGAATTCAAAAAACAAAAGCTCTAAAAATAATAAAACATACTGAAATATTCCCAAAAGGAATTAATGTTGATTTTGTGAAAATTATAGACAAAAATACTATAACAACAAGGACGGTTGAAAGAGGAGTGTTTGAAGAAACACTTTCTTGTGGAACAGGTGCTGTTGCCTCTGCTTATGTTTTTAATAAAGTTTCTGGTGGTTCTGAAATTGTAACCGTTCATACAAGAGGAGGTACGCTTAACGTAAAGTTAAGAGAATCTGGAAATCTCCTATCAGGCCCTACAAGATTAGTATTTGAAGGAATTTTATATGAATTATGA
- the murA gene encoding UDP-N-acetylglucosamine 1-carboxyvinyltransferase, whose product MEYLEINGGKPLRGNVDISGSKNATFPILASCLVIEGKCKISNAPNIIDVTSFIDQIRKIGVYVKMEGNEIEIDASSNFRTEIPPEEAANIRGSQTFLGAFIAKEREASIPNLGGCNIGKRPIDQHIKGLKSLGAEITWEHGILKAHVPKKLKGTRIFLDYPSVGATENIILAALFAEGETVIENAAREPEIKDMIDFLNKAGAKITLNGSGNTIKIEGGKKLKPIEYAIIPDRIEASTYLILGAITKGKITVKKVQPKHLEAVIMKLKEIGLDLKVTDDTITITYKDQFSGTTIKTMPYPGFPTDVQSQMLTLLTISKGTSVITETVFENRFRIVDDLIKMGANIRLEDKSAFITGVSELKSSITTATDLRGGMSLVLASLSAKGISKVFDPIHIDRGYEEYIKKIKKLGGEIERKNA is encoded by the coding sequence ATGGAATATCTTGAAATAAATGGTGGTAAACCCCTTAGAGGGAATGTAGACATCTCTGGCTCTAAAAATGCTACCTTTCCTATATTAGCTTCTTGTTTAGTCATTGAAGGAAAGTGTAAAATCTCTAACGCACCAAATATTATCGATGTAACAAGCTTCATAGACCAAATTAGAAAAATTGGTGTCTATGTTAAAATGGAAGGCAATGAAATCGAAATAGACGCAAGTTCCAATTTCAGAACCGAAATACCCCCAGAAGAAGCTGCGAATATTAGAGGTTCGCAAACCTTTTTAGGGGCTTTTATTGCAAAGGAAAGAGAAGCTTCCATTCCAAATTTGGGTGGTTGTAATATTGGAAAGCGACCTATTGATCAACACATTAAAGGGTTGAAGAGTTTAGGCGCAGAAATCACATGGGAACACGGTATACTAAAGGCTCATGTCCCAAAAAAATTAAAAGGAACAAGAATTTTTCTGGATTATCCAAGTGTTGGTGCAACAGAAAACATTATCCTTGCTGCTCTTTTTGCTGAAGGAGAAACAGTAATCGAAAATGCCGCAAGAGAACCTGAGATTAAAGATATGATAGATTTTTTGAACAAGGCCGGAGCAAAAATTACATTAAATGGTTCTGGTAATACTATTAAAATTGAGGGTGGTAAAAAGCTTAAACCTATTGAATATGCGATAATCCCTGATCGAATTGAAGCTTCAACTTATCTCATCTTAGGTGCAATTACAAAAGGAAAAATCACAGTAAAAAAAGTCCAGCCAAAGCACCTTGAGGCGGTCATAATGAAACTAAAAGAAATTGGCCTCGATTTAAAAGTTACCGATGACACAATAACTATTACCTACAAGGACCAATTCAGTGGAACCACCATCAAAACCATGCCATACCCAGGGTTTCCCACAGATGTGCAATCTCAAATGCTTACATTATTAACAATTTCAAAAGGAACAAGTGTTATAACAGAAACGGTCTTTGAAAATAGATTTAGAATTGTAGATGACCTTATAAAGATGGGTGCAAACATTAGACTTGAAGATAAGTCAGCCTTTATTACAGGTGTATCAGAATTAAAATCTTCGATTACAACAGCAACGGATTTAAGAGGCGGTATGTCCTTGGTCTTAGCAAGTCTATCTGCCAAGGGCATAAGCAAAGTATTTGATCCAATACATATCGATAGGGGGTATGAGGAGTATATTAAAAAAATAAAAAAATTAGGCGGAGAAATAGAAAGAAAAAATGCTTAA
- the wecB gene encoding UDP-N-acetylglucosamine 2-epimerase (non-hydrolyzing): MKKKVFLVFGTRPEAIKMYPVYKELNKFDDIETKVIITSQHQEMLKQVLEMFEIKVDYDLNVMEDRQTLTKITVKVLNGMKEIFEKEKPNLTLVHGDTTTTFASALASFYEKIPIGHVEAGLRTYNKYSPFPEEMNRELTDALADLFFAPTEQTKLNLIKEGVKEFKIFVTGNTIVDSLLEIISKDAKTDLPIEENKKFIVVTAHRRENWGQPMENICKAIDYISKKYGNEYKIIFSVHKNPVVRNVVNNILQNNENVKLVEPMDYITFIKLLSKAEIILTDSGGIQEEAPTLKKPVLLLRETTERPEGIESGVVKLIGTNFEKIVIEVENLINNENERNSVANVRNPFGDGLAGRRIAKIVHEYLLSGGTDGIS, encoded by the coding sequence ATGAAAAAGAAGGTTTTTTTGGTTTTTGGAACAAGACCAGAAGCAATAAAGATGTACCCAGTGTATAAAGAGCTTAATAAATTTGATGATATTGAAACAAAAGTAATAATTACAAGCCAGCACCAAGAAATGCTCAAACAAGTTCTTGAAATGTTTGAAATTAAAGTTGACTACGACCTTAATGTAATGGAAGACAGACAAACCCTCACAAAAATCACTGTAAAAGTGCTAAACGGAATGAAAGAGATTTTTGAAAAAGAAAAACCAAATCTAACACTCGTTCATGGAGACACAACAACTACTTTTGCTTCAGCTCTTGCTTCTTTTTATGAAAAAATCCCTATTGGACATGTAGAAGCAGGGTTAAGAACCTACAACAAATATTCTCCGTTTCCAGAAGAAATGAATAGGGAACTTACAGACGCACTTGCTGATTTATTTTTTGCTCCAACTGAACAAACTAAGTTAAATTTAATAAAAGAAGGAGTTAAAGAATTTAAAATTTTTGTAACAGGAAATACTATAGTTGATTCTCTTTTAGAAATAATTTCTAAAGATGCTAAAACTGATTTGCCTATTGAGGAAAATAAAAAATTCATTGTAGTAACAGCCCACAGAAGAGAAAACTGGGGACAACCAATGGAAAACATATGTAAAGCAATTGATTACATAAGCAAAAAATACGGTAACGAATACAAGATAATTTTTTCCGTTCATAAAAACCCTGTTGTAAGAAACGTTGTAAATAATATTTTACAAAACAACGAAAACGTTAAACTCGTTGAACCCATGGATTACATAACTTTTATTAAGCTTCTTTCAAAAGCAGAAATAATCTTAACTGATTCCGGAGGAATCCAAGAAGAAGCTCCAACTCTAAAAAAACCCGTGCTTCTCTTAAGAGAAACAACAGAAAGACCAGAAGGAATAGAAAGTGGAGTTGTTAAACTTATTGGAACAAACTTTGAAAAAATCGTAATAGAAGTTGAAAACCTAATTAATAATGAAAATGAGAGAAATTCTGTAGCAAATGTAAGAAACCCTTTTGGTGATGGACTTGCAGGTAGAAGAATTGCAAAAATAGTTCACGAATACTTACTAAGTGGAGGAACAGATGGAATATCTTGA